The following proteins come from a genomic window of Thiothrix unzii:
- a CDS encoding alpha-E domain-containing protein, which produces MLSRVAERVYWMARYLERAEKTARLINVHTSLLMDLPGRMEINWFTLIRLFNAEKVFSEHYQSGNEANIMQFLIADTNNSSSLATSLANVRENVRTSLDVLPEEIWEQANQIHLLMANSLPRISDRYSRQIFLREVMKHCQCIRGALDSHMSRDHSFDFMQIGKHLERTDMTSRILEMTSLLLSDDRSDTLRKYDGILWTNLLQALSARQMYLQHIHSRVEGASVMRFLMNDTVFPGSVSYSLAAMSRRMRYLPDPEMPMTMAYRVLEHSQAQDVGAIPAEKVHTLMDYLQSELGMLHTEIAKTWFYPDHAGQQQSQGL; this is translated from the coding sequence ATGTTATCCCGTGTAGCTGAACGTGTTTACTGGATGGCGCGTTATTTGGAGCGTGCCGAAAAAACCGCCCGCCTAATCAACGTGCATACCTCATTGTTGATGGATTTGCCGGGGCGCATGGAAATCAACTGGTTTACCCTGATTCGCTTGTTCAATGCCGAAAAGGTCTTCAGCGAGCATTATCAATCAGGCAATGAAGCCAATATCATGCAATTCCTGATTGCGGATACTAACAATTCGTCGTCGCTGGCAACGTCCTTGGCGAACGTGCGTGAAAACGTGCGTACCTCGCTGGATGTGTTGCCGGAAGAAATCTGGGAACAAGCCAACCAGATTCATTTGCTGATGGCCAATAGTTTGCCGCGTATTTCTGATCGTTATTCCCGCCAGATTTTCTTGCGTGAAGTGATGAAACATTGCCAGTGCATCCGTGGTGCATTGGATAGTCACATGAGCCGCGACCACAGCTTCGATTTCATGCAAATCGGCAAGCATCTGGAACGCACCGACATGACCAGCCGGATTCTGGAAATGACATCCTTGCTGTTGTCGGATGATCGTAGCGATACGCTACGCAAGTACGACGGCATATTGTGGACAAACTTGTTGCAAGCCTTGAGTGCGCGGCAGATGTATTTGCAGCATATCCATTCACGGGTTGAAGGCGCGAGCGTGATGCGCTTTTTAATGAATGATACGGTGTTCCCCGGCTCGGTTAGCTATTCACTGGCTGCCATGAGTCGCCGGATGCGCTACTTGCCCGATCCTGAAATGCCGATGACGATGGCGTATCGGGTGCTGGAACATTCACAAGCGCAAGATGTTGGCGCGATTCCGGCAGAAAAGGTTCACACCTTGATGGACTATTTGCAGAGCGAGCTGGGTATGTTGCATACCGAGATTGCCAAGACATGGTTTTACCCGGATCACGCCGGACAACAGCAATCACAAGGGCTTTAA
- a CDS encoding circularly permuted type 2 ATP-grasp protein gives MKKEWNQYDPGSLYDELIAALHQPREASYKLVEYLRHLTPERFRQCVQESEAVIREMGITFTVYSDAGNIDRAWPFDIIPRIIPATEWDRTEIGLKQRIRALNMFIQDIYNGGKILKDGVMPADIVLQSKGYRQACIGMTPPHGVWANICGSDLVRHSDGVLYVLEDNLRVPSGVAYMLENRNITKRVLPEIFNTLPIRPVSNYPAQLYEMLASLRPDLDDPTIALMTPGIYNSAYFEHAFLAQQAGLVLLEGADLVVGNDNYVYMKTIKGLERVDVIYRRIDDDFIDPEVFREDSMLGVPGIMRAWKEGKVAIANAPGCGVADDKVIYAYVPDMIRYYLGEEPSLPNVPTYVCRRDEDRAYVLEHLAELVVKPANESGGYGMLVGPHSTPEKVEEFRKLIQEDPNNYIAQPTLSLSVTPTSCETPNQERIKIAPRHVDLRPFILSGKDIFVTPGGLTRVALVEGSLVVNSSQGGGSKDTWIVGDVQEGEEV, from the coding sequence CGTGAGGCCAGTTACAAGCTGGTCGAGTACCTACGTCACCTTACCCCCGAACGTTTTCGCCAATGTGTGCAGGAATCCGAGGCTGTTATCCGTGAAATGGGTATAACCTTCACGGTTTATAGCGATGCGGGCAACATTGACCGAGCTTGGCCGTTCGACATTATTCCGCGCATTATCCCCGCGACGGAATGGGATCGCACCGAAATAGGGCTGAAGCAACGCATCCGCGCACTAAATATGTTCATTCAGGACATCTACAACGGCGGAAAAATCCTTAAAGACGGCGTAATGCCCGCTGACATCGTGCTGCAATCGAAAGGTTATCGCCAAGCGTGCATTGGCATGACTCCGCCGCACGGTGTTTGGGCAAATATTTGCGGTTCCGATTTGGTGCGTCACAGCGATGGCGTGTTGTACGTGTTGGAAGACAATTTGCGCGTACCTTCAGGTGTGGCTTACATGCTCGAAAACCGCAATATTACCAAGCGCGTCTTACCGGAAATTTTTAACACTCTGCCGATTCGCCCGGTGAGTAATTACCCTGCGCAATTGTACGAAATGCTCGCCTCATTACGCCCTGATCTGGACGACCCGACCATCGCGCTAATGACCCCCGGTATCTACAACTCGGCTTACTTTGAACACGCTTTCCTCGCGCAACAAGCGGGTTTGGTGTTGCTGGAAGGCGCGGATTTGGTGGTGGGCAACGACAATTATGTCTACATGAAAACCATCAAGGGCTTAGAGCGCGTTGACGTGATTTACCGCCGCATTGATGATGATTTCATCGACCCAGAAGTGTTCCGTGAAGATTCGATGCTTGGTGTTCCCGGTATTATGCGTGCATGGAAAGAGGGCAAGGTTGCCATCGCCAATGCACCGGGATGTGGCGTGGCAGATGATAAAGTCATCTATGCCTACGTACCGGACATGATTCGCTACTATCTTGGCGAAGAGCCGAGCTTGCCGAATGTGCCGACCTACGTGTGCCGTCGTGACGAAGACCGTGCTTACGTGCTGGAACACCTAGCAGAATTGGTGGTGAAACCCGCCAATGAATCCGGTGGTTACGGCATGTTGGTGGGGCCGCATTCCACGCCCGAAAAAGTCGAGGAATTCCGCAAGCTGATTCAGGAAGACCCTAACAATTACATTGCCCAGCCGACCTTGAGCTTGTCGGTCACGCCGACTTCGTGCGAAACCCCGAATCAAGAACGTATCAAGATTGCCCCGCGTCATGTGGATTTACGCCCGTTCATCCTCAGCGGTAAGGATATTTTTGTAACACCGGGCGGTTTGACCCGTGTGGCATTAGTGGAAGGTTCGTTGGTGGTGAATTCGTCGCAAGGTGGCGGCAGTAAAGACACTTGGATTGTGGGCGATGTGCAGGAAGGGGAGGAAGTCTGA